The proteins below come from a single Streptomyces spongiicola genomic window:
- a CDS encoding NUDIX hydrolase — protein MPYDPSAFPPFAVTVDLVVLTVRRDALCALVVRRGEQPYQGRWALPGGFVRADEDLTAAAARELVEETGLCVHDPHSPAPGNGAHLEQLATYGDPKRDPRMRVVSVAHLALAPDLPAPRAGGDANQARWAPVGLLLSEEGIGRDDDQSGQLAFDHTRILADGVERARSKIEYSSLATAFCPPEFTVGELRRVYEAVWGVALDPRNFHRKVTGTPGFLVPTGGTTTRQGGRPAQLFRAGGATLLNPPMLRPEV, from the coding sequence ATGCCCTACGACCCGTCGGCCTTCCCGCCCTTCGCCGTCACCGTCGACCTGGTCGTGCTCACCGTGCGGCGCGACGCGCTGTGCGCTCTGGTCGTACGACGCGGTGAGCAGCCGTACCAGGGCCGCTGGGCGCTGCCCGGAGGATTCGTCAGGGCGGACGAGGACCTCACGGCCGCGGCGGCGCGTGAACTCGTCGAGGAGACGGGGCTCTGCGTGCACGACCCCCACTCGCCCGCGCCGGGCAACGGCGCCCATCTCGAACAGCTCGCGACCTACGGCGACCCGAAGCGTGACCCGCGCATGCGCGTGGTGAGCGTGGCGCACCTGGCACTCGCCCCGGACCTTCCGGCGCCGCGGGCCGGCGGTGACGCGAACCAGGCCCGCTGGGCGCCCGTCGGTCTGCTGCTGAGCGAGGAGGGGATCGGCCGTGACGATGACCAGTCCGGCCAGCTCGCCTTCGACCACACGCGGATCCTGGCCGACGGTGTGGAACGGGCCCGCTCCAAGATCGAGTACTCGTCGCTGGCCACGGCCTTCTGTCCGCCGGAGTTCACCGTGGGCGAGCTGCGGCGGGTGTACGAGGCGGTGTGGGGAGTCGCCCTGGATCCGCGCAACTTCCATCGCAAGGTGACCGGCACCCCCGGTTTCCTGGTGCCCACGGGCGGTACCACGACCCGTCAGGGCGGGCGCCCGGCCCAGCTCTTCAGGGCCGGCGGCGCGACCCTGCTCAATCCGCCGATGCTCCGCCCCGAGGTCTGA